From Desulfobaccales bacterium, the proteins below share one genomic window:
- a CDS encoding NlpC/P60 family protein, whose amino-acid sequence MAKRLLLGVLSLGLVLAPALADAVPTKNTSSKKKTTASKSTVSKASKKVKKSTTQRRSRSAARDEDFEPANAQVVAPPRSSAPVADNKPLIRVIPQRDGKFMLEPLTPKKDLHPLVRPSSRLNQPSPSEAAASQGHFKFEPWNFQELILSRAKTYTGARYSRGATLATSSATDCSGFVQYIYEGFKIDLPRSSYEQAQVGKVVTHTMDFSKLVPGDLLFFRRGGRAVGHAGIYLGEGKMIHASNPRTGVVITDLRQPYYQNTFVVAKRVFEVHYPKR is encoded by the coding sequence CCAAAAACACCAGCTCCAAGAAAAAAACCACCGCCAGCAAAAGCACCGTCAGCAAAGCCAGCAAAAAGGTCAAAAAGTCAACCACCCAGCGTCGCAGCCGCAGCGCCGCCCGGGATGAGGATTTTGAACCGGCCAATGCCCAGGTGGTGGCCCCGCCCCGCAGCAGTGCCCCGGTGGCGGACAACAAACCCCTGATCCGGGTCATTCCCCAGCGGGACGGCAAGTTCATGCTGGAGCCCCTGACCCCCAAAAAAGACCTGCATCCCCTGGTCCGGCCCAGCTCCCGCCTGAATCAGCCCTCGCCCAGCGAGGCGGCGGCCAGCCAGGGCCACTTCAAGTTTGAGCCCTGGAATTTCCAGGAGCTCATCTTGAGCCGGGCCAAGACCTATACTGGCGCCCGCTACAGCCGGGGGGCCACCTTGGCCACCAGCTCGGCCACCGACTGCTCCGGCTTTGTGCAGTATATCTATGAAGGCTTCAAGATCGACCTGCCCCGCTCCAGCTACGAGCAGGCCCAGGTGGGCAAGGTGGTGACCCACACCATGGATTTCTCCAAGCTGGTGCCGGGGGACCTCCTCTTCTTTCGCCGGGGCGGCCGGGCGGTGGGGCATGCCGGGATTTACCTGGGGGAAGGGAAGATGATCCATGCCTCCAACCCCAGGACCGGCGTGGTCATCACCGATCTTAGGCAGCCTTACTACCAGAACACCTTTGTGGTGGCCAAGCGGGTCTTTGAAGTGCATTATCCCAAGCGCTAG
- a CDS encoding alanine--glyoxylate aminotransferase family protein, with protein sequence MTPGPTPVAPETQLAMAQPMIHHRAPAFMDILAKVREDLKYLFQTEQEVLMFAATGTGAMEGAVANTLSPGDTALVVDGGKFGERWAELCEVYGIQVDRLKVEWGYAVKPAEVEARLSANPAIKAVFVQANETSTAVAHPVKELAQVVKKFPNTILVVDAISALGGYPLPMDEWGLDVVVAGSQKAMMLPPGMAFAALSPKAWEMTKTSTCPKYYFDFAKQLKSQAKNQTAYTSAVTLTIGLMQVLNWFREQGLERIFARNAKMARACRAAVAAMGMELFSKEYPSDVLTAVQAPAGIDGQKVVAKMREKGIWIAGGQAQAKGKIFRIAHMGYIDEQDLLGTIGALESVLNDLGYKVQLGVGVKAAQEILGKEA encoded by the coding sequence ATGACTCCGGGCCCCACTCCGGTGGCGCCGGAAACCCAGCTGGCCATGGCCCAGCCCATGATCCATCATCGGGCGCCGGCGTTCATGGACATTCTGGCCAAGGTGCGGGAGGACCTGAAATACCTCTTCCAGACCGAGCAGGAAGTGCTCATGTTTGCCGCCACCGGCACCGGTGCCATGGAGGGCGCGGTGGCCAACACCCTCTCCCCCGGCGACACCGCCCTGGTGGTGGACGGCGGCAAGTTCGGGGAGCGCTGGGCCGAGCTCTGCGAGGTCTACGGCATCCAGGTGGACCGCCTCAAGGTGGAGTGGGGCTACGCGGTGAAGCCCGCCGAGGTGGAGGCCCGCCTGAGTGCCAACCCGGCCATCAAGGCGGTCTTCGTGCAGGCCAATGAGACCTCCACCGCCGTGGCCCATCCGGTGAAAGAGCTGGCCCAGGTGGTGAAGAAATTCCCCAATACCATCCTGGTGGTGGACGCCATCAGCGCTTTAGGGGGCTATCCCCTGCCCATGGATGAGTGGGGCCTGGATGTGGTGGTGGCGGGCTCCCAGAAGGCCATGATGCTGCCTCCGGGCATGGCCTTTGCGGCCCTCTCCCCCAAGGCCTGGGAGATGACCAAGACCTCCACCTGCCCCAAGTACTATTTTGATTTTGCCAAGCAGCTGAAGAGCCAGGCCAAGAACCAGACGGCCTACACCTCGGCGGTGACCCTGACCATCGGCCTCATGCAGGTGCTGAACTGGTTTAGGGAGCAGGGCCTGGAGCGCATCTTCGCCCGCAACGCCAAGATGGCCCGGGCCTGCCGGGCGGCGGTGGCGGCCATGGGGATGGAGCTCTTCTCCAAGGAGTATCCGTCGGATGTGCTCACCGCGGTGCAGGCGCCGGCGGGGATCGACGGCCAGAAAGTGGTGGCCAAGATGCGGGAGAAAGGCATCTGGATCGCCGGCGGCCAGGCTCAGGCCAAGGGCAAGATCTTCCGCATCGCCCACATGGGCTACATCGACGAACAGGACCTCCTGGGCACCATCGGCGCCCTGGAGAGCGTGCTCAATGACCTGGGCTACAAAGTGCAGCTGGGGGTCGGCGTCAAGGCGGCCCAGGAGATTTTAGGGAAGGAGGCCTAG
- the serA gene encoding phosphoglycerate dehydrogenase: protein MKVLISDNLHKSGIAILERNPNIEVVVKPGMSPEELKEAIRDADALAIRSATKVTKEIIDAAPRLKVVGRAGTGLDNVDIPYCSKRGIVVMNTPGGNTITTAEHALSLMLALARNIPQAAASMREGKWEKKKFQGTEIFNKTLGIIGLGRIGRVVAERALGLKMRVLAYDPFISKEVGASMGVEMVSLDELYARSDFITLHIPRTKDTTKLLNREAFHKMKKGVRIINCARGGLIDEEALLEALKEGKVAGAALDVFETEPIPPDYPLKDLPNVICTPHLGASTEEAQANVSVAICEQILEYLLYGTIRNAVNAPSVTREAIAQLKPYLTLAEALGSFQAQITEGAITNVVISYIGEVAKLDTKPLTHSILKGLLYPIMHDEVNYVNAPAMAESRGITVSEEKIAAGEDFTTLIRLTVRAGMEENVVAGTIFGKYEPRLVQINKFRLEAIPEGHMLFIYNTDRPGVIGAIGTTIGRHNINIARMTVGQEKERGQNIILLTTDTPVTPECLEAVRNLEHVAMAIQLEL, encoded by the coding sequence ATGAAGGTCCTCATCAGCGACAACCTGCACAAAAGCGGCATCGCCATCCTGGAGCGCAACCCCAACATCGAGGTGGTGGTGAAGCCCGGGATGAGCCCGGAGGAGCTCAAGGAGGCCATCCGGGATGCGGACGCCCTGGCCATCCGCAGCGCCACCAAGGTGACCAAGGAGATCATCGACGCCGCCCCCCGGCTCAAGGTGGTGGGCCGGGCCGGCACCGGCCTGGACAACGTGGACATCCCCTACTGCAGCAAACGGGGCATCGTGGTGATGAACACCCCCGGGGGGAACACCATCACCACCGCGGAGCACGCCCTCTCGCTCATGCTGGCCCTGGCCAGGAACATCCCCCAGGCGGCGGCCTCCATGCGGGAAGGGAAGTGGGAGAAGAAGAAGTTCCAGGGCACCGAGATCTTCAACAAGACCTTGGGGATCATCGGGCTCGGCCGCATCGGCCGGGTGGTGGCGGAGCGGGCCCTGGGCCTGAAGATGCGGGTTTTGGCCTACGACCCCTTCATCAGCAAGGAGGTGGGCGCCTCCATGGGGGTGGAGATGGTGAGCCTGGATGAGCTCTATGCCCGTTCGGACTTCATCACCCTGCACATCCCCCGCACCAAGGACACCACCAAGCTCCTCAACCGGGAAGCCTTCCACAAGATGAAAAAGGGGGTGCGCATCATCAACTGCGCCCGGGGCGGCCTGATTGACGAGGAGGCGCTTCTGGAGGCCTTGAAAGAGGGCAAAGTGGCCGGCGCGGCCCTGGACGTCTTCGAGACCGAGCCCATCCCGCCGGATTACCCCTTAAAGGACCTCCCCAACGTCATCTGCACCCCGCACCTGGGGGCCTCCACCGAGGAAGCCCAGGCTAATGTCAGCGTGGCCATCTGCGAGCAGATCCTGGAGTACCTCCTCTATGGTACCATCCGCAACGCGGTGAACGCCCCCAGCGTCACCCGGGAGGCCATTGCCCAACTCAAGCCCTACCTCACCCTGGCCGAGGCCCTGGGGAGCTTCCAGGCCCAGATCACCGAGGGGGCCATCACCAACGTGGTCATTTCCTACATCGGCGAGGTGGCCAAGCTGGACACCAAGCCCCTGACGCATTCCATCCTCAAGGGCCTGCTCTACCCCATCATGCATGATGAGGTGAACTACGTGAACGCCCCGGCCATGGCGGAGTCCCGGGGCATCACCGTGAGCGAGGAGAAGATCGCCGCCGGCGAGGACTTCACCACCCTCATTCGCCTCACGGTCAGGGCGGGTATGGAAGAGAACGTGGTGGCGGGCACCATCTTCGGCAAATACGAGCCCCGGCTGGTACAGATCAACAAGTTCCGCCTGGAGGCCATCCCCGAGGGCCACATGCTCTTCATCTACAATACCGACCGCCCCGGGGTCATCGGCGCCATCGGCACCACCATCGGCCGCCACAACATCAACATCGCCCGCATGACCGTGGGCCAGGAGAAGGAGCGGGGCCAGAACATCATCCTGCTTACCACCGACACCCCGGTGACCCCGGAGTGCCTGGAGGCGGTGCGCAACCTGGAACACGTGGCCATGGCCATCCAGTTGGAATTGTAG
- a CDS encoding 4-(cytidine 5'-diphospho)-2-C-methyl-D-erythritol kinase, whose translation MTGVRRFCPAKVNLYLKVLGRRPDGYHELVTVMQPLSLADVLEVEAGSPRLRLEVEAAALPGGPDNLVWRAAAVFYETLGQEPRVRLRLQKRIPVAAGLGGGSSDAAGTLLALNHLEGEPLPLGELHRLAAGLGADVPFFLSLRPQVGRGIGTELTPVELPPYWYVLLNPGVKVSTAWVYRSLDLKQLQAAGVPWRESWEGERPQAWVANDLESVTFRAYPELAGWVARLQGAGALAAGMSGSGPTLFGLFGEQGAALAAARELRREFAGWLAVTRGLTGQEPPGWEDEVWMI comes from the coding sequence CTGACGGGCGTAAGGCGCTTTTGCCCGGCCAAGGTGAACCTCTACCTCAAGGTCCTGGGCCGGCGGCCGGACGGCTATCACGAGCTGGTCACCGTCATGCAGCCCCTGAGCCTGGCGGATGTCCTGGAGGTGGAGGCGGGCAGCCCGAGGCTGAGGCTGGAGGTGGAGGCCGCAGCCCTGCCCGGGGGGCCGGACAATCTGGTGTGGCGGGCGGCGGCGGTTTTTTATGAGACGCTGGGGCAGGAGCCCCGGGTGCGGCTGCGGCTCCAGAAACGCATTCCGGTGGCGGCAGGCCTGGGCGGGGGCTCCAGTGACGCCGCCGGGACCTTGCTGGCCTTGAACCACCTGGAGGGGGAGCCCCTGCCGCTGGGAGAGCTACATCGCCTGGCGGCAGGACTGGGCGCGGACGTGCCCTTCTTCCTGTCCCTGAGGCCGCAGGTGGGCCGGGGCATCGGCACGGAACTCACCCCCGTGGAATTACCGCCCTATTGGTATGTGCTTCTCAATCCCGGGGTGAAGGTGTCCACCGCCTGGGTGTATCGGAGCCTGGATCTTAAGCAGCTTCAGGCGGCCGGCGTGCCCTGGCGGGAGTCCTGGGAGGGGGAGAGGCCGCAGGCTTGGGTGGCCAACGACCTTGAGTCGGTGACCTTCCGGGCGTATCCGGAGTTGGCGGGCTGGGTGGCGCGCTTGCAAGGGGCGGGGGCGCTGGCGGCGGGCATGTCCGGGAGCGGCCCCACCCTCTTCGGGCTGTTTGGGGAGCAGGGGGCGGCCCTGGCGGCGGCCCGGGAGCTAAGGCGGGAGTTTGCGGGCTGGCTGGCCGTGACCCGGGGGCTCACGGGCCAGGAGCCCCCCGGCTGGGAGGATGAGGTATGGATGATCTGA
- a CDS encoding DUF1844 domain-containing protein: MADAEDKGFTVHDKRYLHMSEEEKAKVREEEAARRQAQEAAAKAPETPLPEITFSSFIISLSSSAFIHLGDMPDPTTGQINKNLPLAKQTIDLLGLLREKTRNNLQEDEEKLFDHLLYELRMRYVKEVS, from the coding sequence ATGGCCGACGCGGAAGACAAAGGCTTCACGGTTCACGACAAACGCTACCTCCACATGAGCGAGGAGGAAAAGGCCAAGGTGCGGGAGGAGGAGGCCGCCCGCCGCCAGGCCCAGGAGGCGGCGGCAAAGGCGCCGGAAACCCCTCTACCGGAGATCACCTTTTCCTCCTTCATCATCTCGTTGAGCTCCTCAGCCTTCATCCATCTGGGCGACATGCCGGACCCAACCACCGGGCAGATCAACAAGAATCTGCCCCTGGCCAAGCAGACCATCGATCTTCTGGGGCTGTTGCGGGAAAAGACCCGGAACAACCTCCAGGAGGATGAGGAGAAGCTCTTTGACCACCTGCTCTACGAGCTGAGGATGCGCTACGTCAAGGAGGTGAGCTGA
- a CDS encoding ribose-phosphate pyrophosphokinase produces the protein MDDLKIFSGNANRPLAEKICQYLGVPLGEAVVGRFSDGEISVEFRENVRGRDVFVIQPTCIPCNEHLMELLLMMDALRRASAGSITAVVPYYAYARQDRKTAPRVPISAKLVANLITCAGANRLLTMDLHTGQIQGFFNIPVDHLYAAPVLLDYIRENLGGDLVMVSPDAGGVERARAFAKRLNAGLAIIDKRREATVITAMSLIGNVWGKEAVILDDMVTTGATLIKASELLMQHGARSVHACVTHAVLSRNAVASLKGSLLQSLAVTDTIPLTPEAQELDKIRVLTVAPLLGEAIRRIHHRDSVSSLFV, from the coding sequence ATGGATGATCTGAAGATCTTTTCCGGCAACGCCAACCGGCCTCTGGCAGAAAAGATCTGCCAATACCTGGGGGTGCCCCTGGGGGAGGCGGTGGTGGGCCGCTTTTCGGACGGCGAGATCTCGGTGGAATTCCGGGAAAACGTCCGGGGCCGGGATGTCTTCGTCATTCAGCCCACCTGCATCCCCTGCAACGAGCACCTGATGGAGCTCCTGCTGATGATGGACGCCCTGCGGCGGGCCTCCGCGGGCAGCATTACCGCGGTGGTGCCCTATTACGCCTATGCCCGCCAGGACCGCAAAACCGCCCCCCGGGTGCCCATCTCCGCCAAATTGGTGGCCAACCTCATCACCTGCGCCGGGGCCAACCGGCTCCTCACCATGGACCTGCACACCGGCCAGATCCAGGGCTTTTTCAACATTCCGGTGGATCATCTCTATGCCGCGCCGGTGCTCCTGGACTACATCCGGGAAAACCTGGGGGGGGACCTGGTGATGGTGTCGCCGGACGCCGGCGGCGTGGAGCGGGCCCGGGCCTTCGCCAAACGCCTCAATGCCGGGCTGGCCATCATCGACAAGCGCCGGGAGGCCACCGTCATCACGGCCATGAGCCTCATCGGCAATGTCTGGGGCAAGGAGGCGGTCATCCTGGACGACATGGTGACCACGGGCGCCACCCTGATTAAGGCCTCGGAGCTCCTGATGCAGCACGGGGCCCGTTCGGTGCACGCCTGCGTCACCCACGCAGTCCTGTCCCGCAATGCTGTGGCCAGCCTCAAGGGTTCGCTCTTGCAGAGCCTGGCGGTGACCGATACCATTCCCTTGACCCCCGAGGCCCAGGAACTGGACAAGATCCGGGTGCTCACCGTGGCGCCGCTTCTGGGGGAGGCCATCCGGCGGATTCACCACCGGGATTCGGTGAGTTCCCTGTTTGTGTAA